The following are encoded together in the Strongyloides ratti genome assembly S_ratti_ED321, chromosome : 2 genome:
- a CDS encoding Septin-2 — protein MKSKSPRLSSCNKENEAKRKSPKHRFESIFGNFRGKRNSFSKSNCESSNVVTSTTSMTSVDKHSLQKDVAVVRSSTNLRNIKESRTPVRKNRPLSTYLLSSPNSEKVSLDKRAESSQNLYSNLFENSKEGDFSKVVDSVLTMINESEKSSFSKSTSSKHDQSKIEDIPVLKPDGFVGIDTLPYQLTKRADNLRFQFNILCVGETGIGKTTLIESLFNRKFSDLDPCNGELRQLELCVSQCEITEGTVTCKLRIIETAGYGDHMFDKDHGTKLITSYIDDQFEKYLKEELKVKRCMTYYDDTRIHACLFFISPTGHGLRSLDIETMKALSSRVNIIPVIGKADTTCRNELMTLKEKIIEELNANSISIYKFPTDDDTVKLANKNFNNIVPFAVIGSTDFVTRENGKQVRARKYPWGVVEVENEEHCDFVKMREALLRLNIDALRESTHQEMYENYRKRKLLQMNMKDGDMGPKMMEMLMERQNSKQEEMRKRQEKHQNDFTEKVTKKESELKDREDYLNMRQREFEETIYSEIKHVDEQIALLEEEKRKLQKGVERSSSKLVKI, from the exons AAATCTAAATCTCCCAGACTATCTTCTTGTAACAAGGAAAATGAAGCTAAAAGAAAATCTCCAAAACATCGTTTTGAAAGTATTTTTGGAAATTTTCGTGGGAAAAGAAATTCATTTAGTAAGTCGAACTGTGAATCCTCTAATGTGGTTACGTCTACAACTTCAATGACATCTGTTGATaag CATTCTCTACAAAAAGATGTTGCTGTTGTCCGTTCATCAACTAACCTTCGAAACATAAAAGAATCAAGGACTCCAGTTCGTAAAAATA GACCTCTAAGTACTTATCTTCTCTCTAGTCCTAATTCTGAAAAAGTCTCTTTAGATAAAAGAGCAGAAAGTTCACAAAACCTTTAttctaatttatttgaaaattccAAAGAGGGTGACTTCTCAAAGGTAGTTGATAGTGTTCTTACAATGATTAACGAAAGTGAAAAAAGTAGTTTTTCTAAAAGTACTTCTTCAAAGCATGATCAAAGTAAAATTGAGGACATTCCAGTTTTAAAGCCTGATGGATTTGTTGGAATTGATACTTTACCTTATCAATTAACTAAACGTGCCGATAATCTTCGTtttcaatttaatattttgtgtGTTGGAGAGACTGGTATTGGTAAGACAACTCTTATTGAATCactttttaatagaaaattttctgATCTTGATCCTTGTAATGGTGAATTACGTCAACTTGAACTTTGTGTTAGCCAATGTGAAATAACTGAAGGAACAGTAACTTGTAAATTAAGAATTATTGAGACTGCTGGTTATGGTGATCATATGTTTGATAAGGATCATGgaacaaaattaattactAGTTATATTGATGAtcaatttgaaaaatatttgaaagaagaattaaaagttaaaagatGTATGACATATTATGATGATACAAGAATTCATGCctgtcttttttttatctctcCAACAGGGCATGGATTACGTTCTCTTGATATTGAAACTATGAAAGCTCTTTCTAGTAGAGTTAATATTATTCCTGTAATTGGTAAAGCTGATACTACCTGTAGAAATGAATTGATGACACTTAAAGAGAAAATCATTGAAGAACTTAATGCAAATTCTAtatctatttataaatttccaACAGATGATGATACAGTAAAATTggcaaataaaaattttaacaatattgtTCCATTTGCCGTAATTGGAAGTACTGATTTTGTTACACGTGAAAATGGAAAACAAGTACGTGCTAGAAAATATCCTTGGGGAGTAGTTGAAGTTGAAAATGAAGAACATTGtgattttgtaaaaatgCGTGAGGCTCTTCTTCGTCTTAATATTGATGCTCTTAGAGAATCAACTCATCAAGAGATGTATGAAAACTACCGTAAAAGAAAACTTTTACAAATGAATATGAAAGATGGTGATATGGGACCAAAAATGATGGAAATGTTAATGGAACGACAAAACAGTAAACAGGAAGAAATGAGAAAACGTCAGGAGAAGCATCAAAATGATTTTACTGAAAAGGTAACTAAAAAAGAATCAGAACTTAAAGATCGTgaagattatttaaatatgcgACAACGAGAATTTGAGGAAACAATTTATTCAGAAATCAAACATGTAGATGAACAAATTGCTCTACTTGAAGAAGAGAAGCGTAAACTTCAAAAAGGTGTTGAAAGATCTTCAAGTAAACTAGTAAAGATATAA